One part of the Muntiacus reevesi chromosome 18, mMunRee1.1, whole genome shotgun sequence genome encodes these proteins:
- the ENGASE gene encoding cytosolic endo-beta-N-acetylglucosaminidase isoform X2 produces MEAAGTGTRTAARRQERRLQAPATLEKQRDRRPRGRLARRRIEEDQEEAVFREVVSFTPDPLPVRYYEKDTTRPISFYLSSLEELLAWTPDAEDGFNVALGPPECRQPPLSSRRPRTLMCHDMMGGYLDDKFIQGSATQTPYSFYHWQYIDIFVYFSHHTVTIPPVGWTNAAHRHGVCVLGTFITEWKDGERLCEAFLAGDERSYRAVADQLVLIAQFFRFDGWLINIENSLSLAAVGNVPHFLRYLTSQLHQQVPGGLVLWYDSVVSSGQLKWQDELNEQNRVFFDSCDGFFTNYNWREEHLERMLGQAGERLADVYVGVDVFARGNVVGGRFDTNKSLELIRKHGFSAALFAPGWVYECLEKGDFFQNQDKFWSLLERYLPTHSICSLPFVTSFCLGMGTRRVCYGQEEAVGPWYHPSAQEIQPLFGEHRLEGDGRGWVKTHCCLEDAWNGGSSLLIRGLIPPEVGTVAVRLFSLQVPVPPKIFLSLVYKLEGPSAVGVALELTTGDAGSCHVGGISALSETSSRRSPRPLRVPPTKLAKWVGRCGQQLSGGWVQRCYEVNLRGCLLQDLFVNFSRPPGSQKEENFICRLGELQVVDANSLLTPLPQVQAVTVSHVRWQPAASEQEGGPAGLRLSCTLHWAYLLPRVRCFRIHCCRGSEGGSPGSGPSEPGMPRLLGLAFVNQYRIVDLAVAVAEPGRDGRVEFLVEPVPKEGFLVPRAEWGRAAMLYSMSRT; encoded by the exons AATTGAAGAGGATCAAGAAGAAGCAGTCTTTCGAGAAGTGGTCAGTTTTACCCCAGACCCTTTGCCAG TTAGATATTATGAGAAGGACACCACCAGACCCATCAGCTTTTACTTGTCTTCCCTGGAGGAACTCTTGGCGTGGACACCCGATGCGGAGGATGGCTTTAATGTGGCCTTGGGGCCCCCCGAGTGTCGGCAGCCCCCTCTGAGCAGCCGGAGGCCCCGAACTTTGAtgtgccatgacatgatgggcgGGTACTTGGATGACAA GTTTATTCAAGGCTCAGCCACACAGACTCCCTATTCTTTTTACCATTGGCAGTACATCGACATCTTTGTGTACTTCAGCCATCACACGGTCACCATCCCCCCAGTAGGCTGGACCAACGCTGCCCACAGGCATGGGGTCTGCGTGCTGG GGACTTTCATCACTGAATGGAAAGACGGGGAGCGGCTCTGTGAGGCCTTCCTGGCCGGGGATGAGCGCTCGTACCGGGCGGTAGCCGATCAGCTGGTCCTGATCGCCCAGTTTTTCCGATTTGATGGCTGGCTGATCAACATTGAGAACTCTCTGAGT CTGGCCGCCGTGGGGAATGTGCCCCACTTCCTCCGGTACCTGACCTCTCAGCTGCATCAGCAGGTCCCCGGGGGCCTGGTGCTCTGGTACGACAGTGTGGTGAGCAGCGGGCAGCTCAAATGGCAGGACGAGCTCAACGAGCAGAACAG GGTCTTCTTCGATTCCTGCGACGGCTTCTTCACCAACTATAACTGGCGGGAGGAGCATCTGGAGCGGATGCTGGGGCAGGCCGGGGAGCGCCTGGCCGACGTGTACGTGGGTGTGGACGTGTTCGCCCGCGGGAATGTCGTCGGGGGCCGGTTCGACACGAACAAG TCGCTGGAGTTGATTCGGAAGCACGGGTTCTCGGCGGCCCTGTTCGCGCCTGGCTGGGTGTACGAGTGTTTGGAGAAGGGCGATTTCTTTCAGAACCAGGACAA GTTCTGGAGTTTGCTGGAACGCTACTTGCCCACACACAGCATCTGCTCCTTGCCCTTTGTCACTTCCTTCTGCCTGGGCATGGGGACTCGAAGAGTCTGCTATGGCCAG GAGGAGGCCGTGGGGCCCTGGTACCACCCGAGTGCCCAGGAGATCCAGCCCCTGTTTGGAGAGCACAGGCTGGAAGGGGACGGGCGGGGCTGGGTGAAGACACACTGCTGCCTGGAGGACGCCTGGAACGGGGGCAGCTCTCTGCTCATCCGGGGCCTGATTCCGCCCGAGGTTGGAACCGTGGCTGTGAG gttgtTCTCCCTGCAGGTCCCAGTGCCACCCAAGATCTTCCTGTCCTTGGTGTACAAGCTGGAAGGGCCTTCGGCTGTGGGGGTGGCTTTGGAGCTCACCACAGGGGACGCGGGCAGCTGTCACGTGGGAGGCATCTCTGCGCTGAGCG AAACCAGCTCCAGGCGCAGTCCCCGACCCCTCCGGGTGCCCCCAACCAAGCTGGCCAAATGGGTGGGCCGCTGCGGCCAGCAGCTCAGTGGGGGCTGGGTCCAGCG cTGCTACGAAGTGAATCTGCGGGGCTGCCTCCTGCAGGACCTCTTCGTTAATTTCTCCCGGCCTCCGGGCAGCCAGAAGGAGGAGAACTTCATCTGTCGCCTTGGAGAGCTCCAG GTGGTGGATGCCAACAGCCTGCTGACGCCGCTCCCCCAGGTGCAGGCCGTGACGGTCTCACACGTGCGCTGGCAGCCAGCCGCCTCCGAGCAGGAGGGCGGCCCCGCCGGGCTCCGGCTCAGCTGCACTCTCCACTGGGCCTACCTCCTTCCCCGCGTCCGGTGCTTCCGGATCCACTGCTGCCGAGGATCAGAAGGTGGCTCTCCCGGCAGCGGGCCTTCGGAGCCAGGGATGCCCAGGCTGCTGGGCCTGGCTTTTGTCAACCAGTATCGGATAGTGGACCTGGCAGTGGCAGTCGCGGAGCCTGGCCGGGATGGCCGTGTGGAGTTCCTGGTGGAGCCTGTCCCCAAAGAGGGATTCCTGGTGCCTCGGGCCGAGTGGGGCAGGGCGGCCATGCTCTACTCCATGTCCCGCACGTGA
- the ENGASE gene encoding cytosolic endo-beta-N-acetylglucosaminidase isoform X1 — MEAAGTGTRTAARRQERRLQAPATLEKQRDRRPRGRLARRRIEEDQEEAVFREVVSFTPDPLPVRYYEKDTTRPISFYLSSLEELLAWTPDAEDGFNVALGPPECRQPPLSSRRPRTLMCHDMMGGYLDDKFIQGSATQTPYSFYHWQYIDIFVYFSHHTVTIPPVGWTNAAHRHGVCVLGTFITEWKDGERLCEAFLAGDERSYRAVADQLVLIAQFFRFDGWLINIENSLSLAAVGNVPHFLRYLTSQLHQQVPGGLVLWYDSVVSSGQLKWQDELNEQNRVFFDSCDGFFTNYNWREEHLERMLGQAGERLADVYVGVDVFARGNVVGGRFDTNKSLELIRKHGFSAALFAPGWVYECLEKGDFFQNQDKFWSLLERYLPTHSICSLPFVTSFCLGMGTRRVCYGQEEAVGPWYHPSAQEIQPLFGEHRLEGDGRGWVKTHCCLEDAWNGGSSLLIRGLIPPEVGTVAVRLFSLQVPVPPKIFLSLVYKLEGPSAVGVALELTTGDAGSCHVGGISALSAETSSRRSPRPLRVPPTKLAKWVGRCGQQLSGGWVQRCYEVNLRGCLLQDLFVNFSRPPGSQKEENFICRLGELQVVDANSLLTPLPQVQAVTVSHVRWQPAASEQEGGPAGLRLSCTLHWAYLLPRVRCFRIHCCRGSEGGSPGSGPSEPGMPRLLGLAFVNQYRIVDLAVAVAEPGRDGRVEFLVEPVPKEGFLVPRAEWGRAAMLYSMSRT; from the exons AATTGAAGAGGATCAAGAAGAAGCAGTCTTTCGAGAAGTGGTCAGTTTTACCCCAGACCCTTTGCCAG TTAGATATTATGAGAAGGACACCACCAGACCCATCAGCTTTTACTTGTCTTCCCTGGAGGAACTCTTGGCGTGGACACCCGATGCGGAGGATGGCTTTAATGTGGCCTTGGGGCCCCCCGAGTGTCGGCAGCCCCCTCTGAGCAGCCGGAGGCCCCGAACTTTGAtgtgccatgacatgatgggcgGGTACTTGGATGACAA GTTTATTCAAGGCTCAGCCACACAGACTCCCTATTCTTTTTACCATTGGCAGTACATCGACATCTTTGTGTACTTCAGCCATCACACGGTCACCATCCCCCCAGTAGGCTGGACCAACGCTGCCCACAGGCATGGGGTCTGCGTGCTGG GGACTTTCATCACTGAATGGAAAGACGGGGAGCGGCTCTGTGAGGCCTTCCTGGCCGGGGATGAGCGCTCGTACCGGGCGGTAGCCGATCAGCTGGTCCTGATCGCCCAGTTTTTCCGATTTGATGGCTGGCTGATCAACATTGAGAACTCTCTGAGT CTGGCCGCCGTGGGGAATGTGCCCCACTTCCTCCGGTACCTGACCTCTCAGCTGCATCAGCAGGTCCCCGGGGGCCTGGTGCTCTGGTACGACAGTGTGGTGAGCAGCGGGCAGCTCAAATGGCAGGACGAGCTCAACGAGCAGAACAG GGTCTTCTTCGATTCCTGCGACGGCTTCTTCACCAACTATAACTGGCGGGAGGAGCATCTGGAGCGGATGCTGGGGCAGGCCGGGGAGCGCCTGGCCGACGTGTACGTGGGTGTGGACGTGTTCGCCCGCGGGAATGTCGTCGGGGGCCGGTTCGACACGAACAAG TCGCTGGAGTTGATTCGGAAGCACGGGTTCTCGGCGGCCCTGTTCGCGCCTGGCTGGGTGTACGAGTGTTTGGAGAAGGGCGATTTCTTTCAGAACCAGGACAA GTTCTGGAGTTTGCTGGAACGCTACTTGCCCACACACAGCATCTGCTCCTTGCCCTTTGTCACTTCCTTCTGCCTGGGCATGGGGACTCGAAGAGTCTGCTATGGCCAG GAGGAGGCCGTGGGGCCCTGGTACCACCCGAGTGCCCAGGAGATCCAGCCCCTGTTTGGAGAGCACAGGCTGGAAGGGGACGGGCGGGGCTGGGTGAAGACACACTGCTGCCTGGAGGACGCCTGGAACGGGGGCAGCTCTCTGCTCATCCGGGGCCTGATTCCGCCCGAGGTTGGAACCGTGGCTGTGAG gttgtTCTCCCTGCAGGTCCCAGTGCCACCCAAGATCTTCCTGTCCTTGGTGTACAAGCTGGAAGGGCCTTCGGCTGTGGGGGTGGCTTTGGAGCTCACCACAGGGGACGCGGGCAGCTGTCACGTGGGAGGCATCTCTGCGCTGAGCG CAGAAACCAGCTCCAGGCGCAGTCCCCGACCCCTCCGGGTGCCCCCAACCAAGCTGGCCAAATGGGTGGGCCGCTGCGGCCAGCAGCTCAGTGGGGGCTGGGTCCAGCG cTGCTACGAAGTGAATCTGCGGGGCTGCCTCCTGCAGGACCTCTTCGTTAATTTCTCCCGGCCTCCGGGCAGCCAGAAGGAGGAGAACTTCATCTGTCGCCTTGGAGAGCTCCAG GTGGTGGATGCCAACAGCCTGCTGACGCCGCTCCCCCAGGTGCAGGCCGTGACGGTCTCACACGTGCGCTGGCAGCCAGCCGCCTCCGAGCAGGAGGGCGGCCCCGCCGGGCTCCGGCTCAGCTGCACTCTCCACTGGGCCTACCTCCTTCCCCGCGTCCGGTGCTTCCGGATCCACTGCTGCCGAGGATCAGAAGGTGGCTCTCCCGGCAGCGGGCCTTCGGAGCCAGGGATGCCCAGGCTGCTGGGCCTGGCTTTTGTCAACCAGTATCGGATAGTGGACCTGGCAGTGGCAGTCGCGGAGCCTGGCCGGGATGGCCGTGTGGAGTTCCTGGTGGAGCCTGTCCCCAAAGAGGGATTCCTGGTGCCTCGGGCCGAGTGGGGCAGGGCGGCCATGCTCTACTCCATGTCCCGCACGTGA
- the ENGASE gene encoding cytosolic endo-beta-N-acetylglucosaminidase isoform X3 — MCHDMMGGYLDDKFIQGSATQTPYSFYHWQYIDIFVYFSHHTVTIPPVGWTNAAHRHGVCVLGTFITEWKDGERLCEAFLAGDERSYRAVADQLVLIAQFFRFDGWLINIENSLSLAAVGNVPHFLRYLTSQLHQQVPGGLVLWYDSVVSSGQLKWQDELNEQNRVFFDSCDGFFTNYNWREEHLERMLGQAGERLADVYVGVDVFARGNVVGGRFDTNKSLELIRKHGFSAALFAPGWVYECLEKGDFFQNQDKFWSLLERYLPTHSICSLPFVTSFCLGMGTRRVCYGQEEAVGPWYHPSAQEIQPLFGEHRLEGDGRGWVKTHCCLEDAWNGGSSLLIRGLIPPEVGTVAVRLFSLQVPVPPKIFLSLVYKLEGPSAVGVALELTTGDAGSCHVGGISALSAETSSRRSPRPLRVPPTKLAKWVGRCGQQLSGGWVQRCYEVNLRGCLLQDLFVNFSRPPGSQKEENFICRLGELQVVDANSLLTPLPQVQAVTVSHVRWQPAASEQEGGPAGLRLSCTLHWAYLLPRVRCFRIHCCRGSEGGSPGSGPSEPGMPRLLGLAFVNQYRIVDLAVAVAEPGRDGRVEFLVEPVPKEGFLVPRAEWGRAAMLYSMSRT, encoded by the exons AtgtgccatgacatgatgggcgGGTACTTGGATGACAA GTTTATTCAAGGCTCAGCCACACAGACTCCCTATTCTTTTTACCATTGGCAGTACATCGACATCTTTGTGTACTTCAGCCATCACACGGTCACCATCCCCCCAGTAGGCTGGACCAACGCTGCCCACAGGCATGGGGTCTGCGTGCTGG GGACTTTCATCACTGAATGGAAAGACGGGGAGCGGCTCTGTGAGGCCTTCCTGGCCGGGGATGAGCGCTCGTACCGGGCGGTAGCCGATCAGCTGGTCCTGATCGCCCAGTTTTTCCGATTTGATGGCTGGCTGATCAACATTGAGAACTCTCTGAGT CTGGCCGCCGTGGGGAATGTGCCCCACTTCCTCCGGTACCTGACCTCTCAGCTGCATCAGCAGGTCCCCGGGGGCCTGGTGCTCTGGTACGACAGTGTGGTGAGCAGCGGGCAGCTCAAATGGCAGGACGAGCTCAACGAGCAGAACAG GGTCTTCTTCGATTCCTGCGACGGCTTCTTCACCAACTATAACTGGCGGGAGGAGCATCTGGAGCGGATGCTGGGGCAGGCCGGGGAGCGCCTGGCCGACGTGTACGTGGGTGTGGACGTGTTCGCCCGCGGGAATGTCGTCGGGGGCCGGTTCGACACGAACAAG TCGCTGGAGTTGATTCGGAAGCACGGGTTCTCGGCGGCCCTGTTCGCGCCTGGCTGGGTGTACGAGTGTTTGGAGAAGGGCGATTTCTTTCAGAACCAGGACAA GTTCTGGAGTTTGCTGGAACGCTACTTGCCCACACACAGCATCTGCTCCTTGCCCTTTGTCACTTCCTTCTGCCTGGGCATGGGGACTCGAAGAGTCTGCTATGGCCAG GAGGAGGCCGTGGGGCCCTGGTACCACCCGAGTGCCCAGGAGATCCAGCCCCTGTTTGGAGAGCACAGGCTGGAAGGGGACGGGCGGGGCTGGGTGAAGACACACTGCTGCCTGGAGGACGCCTGGAACGGGGGCAGCTCTCTGCTCATCCGGGGCCTGATTCCGCCCGAGGTTGGAACCGTGGCTGTGAG gttgtTCTCCCTGCAGGTCCCAGTGCCACCCAAGATCTTCCTGTCCTTGGTGTACAAGCTGGAAGGGCCTTCGGCTGTGGGGGTGGCTTTGGAGCTCACCACAGGGGACGCGGGCAGCTGTCACGTGGGAGGCATCTCTGCGCTGAGCG CAGAAACCAGCTCCAGGCGCAGTCCCCGACCCCTCCGGGTGCCCCCAACCAAGCTGGCCAAATGGGTGGGCCGCTGCGGCCAGCAGCTCAGTGGGGGCTGGGTCCAGCG cTGCTACGAAGTGAATCTGCGGGGCTGCCTCCTGCAGGACCTCTTCGTTAATTTCTCCCGGCCTCCGGGCAGCCAGAAGGAGGAGAACTTCATCTGTCGCCTTGGAGAGCTCCAG GTGGTGGATGCCAACAGCCTGCTGACGCCGCTCCCCCAGGTGCAGGCCGTGACGGTCTCACACGTGCGCTGGCAGCCAGCCGCCTCCGAGCAGGAGGGCGGCCCCGCCGGGCTCCGGCTCAGCTGCACTCTCCACTGGGCCTACCTCCTTCCCCGCGTCCGGTGCTTCCGGATCCACTGCTGCCGAGGATCAGAAGGTGGCTCTCCCGGCAGCGGGCCTTCGGAGCCAGGGATGCCCAGGCTGCTGGGCCTGGCTTTTGTCAACCAGTATCGGATAGTGGACCTGGCAGTGGCAGTCGCGGAGCCTGGCCGGGATGGCCGTGTGGAGTTCCTGGTGGAGCCTGTCCCCAAAGAGGGATTCCTGGTGCCTCGGGCCGAGTGGGGCAGGGCGGCCATGCTCTACTCCATGTCCCGCACGTGA